DNA from Arthrobacter sp. SLBN-112:
GCCACCTCCTGCGCGGCCGCGGCGATTGCTGCAGTGGGGACGCCGCCCGACCAGAACAGGGCATCCACGGTTCCCGCTTTGAGCGCGGCGATTCCGTCGTTGAGGCCAAGATTTTCGACGGCGGCGGTCCCGGCGGAGGGTGCCGCGGCGTCCGCCGAAGCGCCCAGCCCGGCTGCTTCGAGGAGCCTCGGCGTTGTCAGCGAAGTTCCCGATCCGGGCTGGCCAACGGCAACCCGGCGTCCCGCCAGTCCCGAAACGTCCCGGATGCCGCTGTCCTTCCGAATCACGCAGTGGACGTAGTTCTCGTACACCTTGCCGATCGCGGCAATCCCGGCTGTGTCCCCGGCGGATGCGCCCGGCTGTACGGCAGCATCCGCCAGGGCCACGGCAAAGGCGGCGCGCCCCGCCCGCAGTTCCGCAATGTTGTCGAGGCTTCCGCCGGTGGCCACGGCCCGGGCACGTTGCGCAACGCCGTGACGCTCAAGCGCTGCTGCCAGAAGGGTGGAGAACTCGAGGTAGAAGCCGCCCGGTTCGCCGCCCGCAACAATGAGGCTCTCCGGCCGTTCTGCACCGGTGCATGCGCTGAGGGCAGGGGGCAGGAACGCTGCCAGGCCGACGGCGAACGCTGACGTCAGCACGGACCGTCGCGGCGGCAGCGCTACGGGGCCGCCCGGGATACCAAGGTCAGGCACGGGTACCACCCCTGCTGGACCCGGGTGCCAGTTGGCCGGCCGGCGCAACGGGAAACTCGATCCGGGCTGACAACCCGTGCGGGGCCGCTTCGGCCAGCACCAGGCGGCCACCGTTGGCCGCGGCAAGCTCACCCGCGATGGTCATTCCCAGCCCGGTTCCCGGAACCGATGAGTGCTGGGGGGACCGCCAAAACCTGGTGGCAGCCAAGGCGCGCTCGGAAGCGGAAAGCCCTGGACCGTCGTCGGAAATGACTATCACCACCGCGTTCCCCTCTAGCCGGACCCCTGCAGTCACAGTGGCGCCGGGGGCGTACTTGATTGCGTTGTTGAGGAGTTCTCCTGCCATCTGGGCCAGCTCTGCAGGGTGGCAGGCAACCAGTGCCGGCGGCTGCGGCGGCGGGGCAAGGACCAGCCGGCAGCCGGCCTGTTCCGCCAGCGGCGCTGCCCGCTCCAGCTCGCCTTCGAGGATGGGGAACGGGTCCACCGGTTGGGCAGGCGCACGGCCTGCGGGACTGCCGGAAGCCCGTAGGTACCCCTCGGACGCCCGGTGTTCCGCGGTCGCGAGCTTCAGCACTCCGTCCAGGATCTCCTCCACCCGCTCCAGCTCCGCAAGTGCCCGCTCGGCCGCATCGTGTTCCCGGACGGTCTTCAACTCAAGTTGGAGCAGGTCCAGCCGCAGCCGGAGCGCCCCCACCGGATTCCGCAGCTGGTGCGACGTGTCCGCGATCAGCTGCCGCTGCGCCGCCATGCTGGCACTTACAGTCCGGGCCATGGCAGTGAAGGACCGGCTCAGCTCCCGCAGCTCGGGCGGACCATCCTCCGGCAGGCGCCCGGCCCGCCCGGTCCGCTCCAGCTCGTGCAGCGCTGAATCCAACCGGAGGACCGGCCGTAAAACCCAGCCGGTGACCCGGGCGGCCCCCACCAAGAGCACGGCGGCCAGAGCAAGTGCCGCGATACCCACTGCGAGCCACCGCTCCCGGAGTTTCTGCTGCGCCGTTACGGCGTCGACGTCAAGGACCACGGCGCCCAGGACCTGGCTGGCGCTGCCGAAGGGCCGGAAGATGACCCGGGAACTGGAGCCAAAAGGCTCCAGAGG
Protein-coding regions in this window:
- a CDS encoding TAXI family TRAP transporter solute-binding subunit; amino-acid sequence: MVPVPDLGIPGGPVALPPRRSVLTSAFAVGLAAFLPPALSACTGAERPESLIVAGGEPGGFYLEFSTLLAAALERHGVAQRARAVATGGSLDNIAELRAGRAAFAVALADAAVQPGASAGDTAGIAAIGKVYENYVHCVIRKDSGIRDVSGLAGRRVAVGQPGSGTSLTTPRLLEAAGLGASADAAAPSAGTAAVENLGLNDGIAALKAGTVDALFWSGGVPTAAIAAAAQEVALGLLDLSALLPELRRRYGGLYDRVLIPEGSYPGVPAVWTVGAPNLLLCRRDLDSATVERTVQLLVHNAGELIPQSSLGVQFLSAESLINTAGVPLHPAAADAYRALHG
- a CDS encoding sensor histidine kinase, which encodes MRLRVLGVLSVLCLVVVFLISGTILSSASRELTQELQINRAASLNRLAQVAFDAAGDGDTARLQREMDTYSGLYGEGIVVQVQQQTLASGGLGAGQPDVQDALSLARLNVSNTSLEPLEPFGSSSRVIFRPFGSASQVLGAVVLDVDAVTAQQKLRERWLAVGIAALALAAVLLVGAARVTGWVLRPVLRLDSALHELERTGRAGRLPEDGPPELRELSRSFTAMARTVSASMAAQRQLIADTSHQLRNPVGALRLRLDLLQLELKTVREHDAAERALAELERVEEILDGVLKLATAEHRASEGYLRASGSPAGRAPAQPVDPFPILEGELERAAPLAEQAGCRLVLAPPPQPPALVACHPAELAQMAGELLNNAIKYAPGATVTAGVRLEGNAVVIVISDDGPGLSASERALAATRFWRSPQHSSVPGTGLGMTIAGELAAANGGRLVLAEAAPHGLSARIEFPVAPAGQLAPGSSRGGTRA